One region of Thermus albus genomic DNA includes:
- the rnhA gene encoding ribonuclease HI gives MKRVELYTDGACLGNPGPGGWAALLRYGSQERMLSGGEACTTNNRMELTALLEGLRALKEPCEVHLFSDSQYLVKALSEWLPRWQGKGFRGVKNQDLWEAIGEELKRHQVVPHWVRGHNGHPENERVDQEARRQAQKIQSQTPCPSPKATLFSD, from the coding sequence GTGAAACGGGTGGAGCTTTACACCGATGGCGCCTGCCTGGGCAACCCCGGGCCCGGCGGGTGGGCGGCCCTCTTGCGCTATGGGAGCCAGGAGCGCATGCTCTCTGGGGGTGAGGCCTGCACCACCAACAACCGCATGGAGCTCACCGCCCTGCTGGAAGGCCTAAGGGCCCTCAAGGAGCCCTGCGAGGTGCACCTGTTCTCGGACAGCCAGTACCTGGTGAAGGCCCTTTCGGAGTGGCTACCTAGATGGCAAGGGAAAGGCTTCCGCGGGGTGAAAAACCAGGACCTCTGGGAGGCCATCGGGGAAGAGTTGAAGCGGCACCAGGTGGTGCCCCATTGGGTGCGGGGGCATAACGGCCACCCGGAGAACGAACGGGTGGACCAGGAGGCCAGGCGGCAGGCGCAAAAGATCCAATCCCAAACCCCTTGTCCTTCCCCAAAAGCCACGCTTTTTTCCGATTAG
- a CDS encoding DinB family protein: MANLAPFLEPLVPGVSPAVSAWIKGLKEVERHLERWAFDLPEEGFWWRPKEGLNPIGGLVRHITGSSLRLFSYAFPQELPHWAQRGREWELQGEPEPKGVVEARFREAWARLDSAFRSLREEELSQEVPVGAQGLMAPRAHILHHLVEHAQHHAGQVIYARKLM, encoded by the coding sequence ATGGCCAACCTTGCGCCTTTCCTGGAGCCTTTGGTGCCCGGGGTTTCCCCGGCGGTTTCCGCCTGGATCAAGGGGCTTAAGGAGGTGGAGCGCCACCTGGAGCGCTGGGCCTTTGACCTTCCCGAGGAAGGCTTTTGGTGGCGGCCCAAGGAGGGGCTGAACCCCATTGGGGGCCTGGTACGGCACATCACGGGAAGCTCCTTGCGGCTTTTCAGCTATGCCTTCCCCCAGGAGCTTCCCCACTGGGCCCAAAGGGGGAGGGAGTGGGAGCTCCAGGGGGAGCCTGAGCCCAAGGGGGTGGTGGAGGCCCGGTTCCGGGAGGCTTGGGCAAGGCTGGATTCCGCTTTCCGGAGTCTGCGGGAAGAGGAGCTTTCCCAGGAGGTTCCCGTGGGTGCCCAGGGCCTGATGGCCCCCAGGGCCCATATCCTCCACCACCTGGTGGAGCACGCCCAGCACCATGCCGGCCAGGTCATCTACGCCCGCAAGCTCATGTAA
- a CDS encoding acyl-CoA carboxylase subunit beta yields MGPEARLESKLRPEEREGPVFKANKDAWVALVREFRESLERVRQGGGPKAMERQHKKGRLTARERIAKLLDPGTEFYELMAFAGWGMYEEWGGAPAGGVITGIGKIQGQDWMIIANDATVKAGAFFPITAKKVIRAQTIALENRIPTLYLVDSAGVFLPLQDEVFPDQDDFGRIFYLNARMSALGIPQISAIMGNCVAGGAYLPVMTDVLIMTEGSGLYLAGPALVKAAIGQEVSSEELGGARMHFEVSGTVDFYEPNDEAALERIRKLIALYPPPRLAPWAEGRKEAKEPLYPAEDLYGLIAPDGSRPYDLREVIARLVDGSEFLEYKGGYGETLVTGFARIGGFPVGIVGNQRLILKKKGRIEVGGVIYAEAADKAARFILEVNQMNIPLLFLQDVTGFMVGKESEQAGIIRRGAKLVNAVSNSVVPKITLILGGSFGAGNYALAGKAYAPRFLFAWPSAKYAVMGGAQAAKTLLELEVEKLRREGKEPSDEELKELYERIKGRYEETLDPRYAAARLWVDGILFPHETRKWLIKALEACALNPEREPLRIGVFQV; encoded by the coding sequence ATGGGTCCGGAAGCCCGCCTCGAGAGCAAGCTCCGCCCGGAGGAGCGGGAAGGCCCCGTATTCAAGGCCAACAAGGACGCCTGGGTAGCCCTGGTGCGGGAGTTTAGGGAAAGCCTGGAAAGGGTGCGCCAAGGGGGTGGGCCCAAGGCCATGGAGCGCCAGCACAAAAAAGGCCGTCTCACCGCCCGGGAGCGCATCGCCAAGCTCTTAGATCCGGGAACGGAGTTCTACGAGCTCATGGCCTTCGCCGGGTGGGGGATGTACGAGGAATGGGGTGGGGCCCCAGCGGGGGGGGTGATCACGGGTATCGGCAAGATCCAGGGCCAGGACTGGATGATCATCGCCAACGACGCTACGGTAAAGGCCGGGGCCTTCTTTCCCATCACCGCCAAGAAGGTGATCCGGGCCCAGACCATCGCCTTGGAAAACCGCATCCCCACCCTCTACCTGGTGGACTCCGCGGGGGTCTTCCTCCCCCTCCAGGATGAGGTCTTCCCCGACCAAGACGACTTCGGCCGCATCTTCTACCTCAACGCCCGCATGTCGGCCCTGGGCATCCCCCAGATCTCCGCCATCATGGGCAACTGCGTGGCTGGTGGAGCCTACCTTCCCGTCATGACCGACGTCCTCATCATGACCGAGGGAAGCGGGCTTTACTTGGCGGGCCCTGCCCTGGTGAAAGCGGCCATCGGCCAGGAGGTCAGCAGCGAGGAGCTAGGCGGAGCCCGGATGCACTTTGAGGTCTCGGGCACCGTGGACTTCTACGAGCCCAATGACGAGGCGGCCTTGGAAAGAATCCGGAAGCTTATAGCCCTCTACCCTCCCCCAAGGCTGGCCCCTTGGGCGGAAGGGCGCAAGGAGGCCAAGGAACCCCTCTACCCCGCTGAGGACCTCTACGGCCTCATCGCCCCTGATGGCTCCCGCCCTTATGACCTCCGGGAGGTGATCGCCCGGCTAGTGGACGGCTCCGAGTTTCTGGAGTACAAGGGGGGGTACGGGGAGACCCTGGTCACCGGCTTTGCCCGCATTGGGGGGTTTCCCGTGGGCATCGTGGGCAACCAGCGCCTCATCCTGAAGAAAAAGGGGCGGATTGAGGTGGGTGGGGTGATCTACGCGGAAGCCGCGGACAAGGCGGCCCGGTTTATCCTCGAGGTCAACCAGATGAATATCCCCCTCCTCTTCCTCCAAGACGTGACCGGCTTCATGGTGGGCAAGGAGTCCGAGCAAGCCGGCATCATCCGCCGGGGGGCCAAGCTGGTGAACGCGGTGAGCAACTCCGTGGTGCCTAAGATCACCCTGATCCTAGGGGGCTCCTTCGGGGCTGGGAACTACGCCCTGGCGGGGAAGGCCTATGCGCCCCGGTTCCTCTTCGCCTGGCCCAGTGCCAAGTACGCGGTGATGGGCGGGGCCCAGGCGGCCAAGACCCTTTTGGAGCTGGAGGTGGAAAAGCTTAGGCGGGAAGGCAAGGAGCCCTCCGACGAGGAGCTAAAAGAGCTTTACGAGCGCATCAAGGGCCGCTACGAGGAAACCCTGGACCCCCGCTACGCCGCCGCCCGCCTTTGGGTGGACGGGATCCTCTTCCCCCACGAGACCCGGAAATGGCTCATCAAGGCCCTCGAGGCCTGCGCCTTGAACCCCGAGCGGGAACCTTTGCGCATCGGGGTCTTTCAAGTCTAG
- a CDS encoding hydroxymethylglutaryl-CoA lyase, protein MTRTPIRYVECPRDAWQGFRRFIPTEEKVAFLRKMLEVGFRHLDLTSFVSPKWVPQMADAEEILAALPPPQGRTYLAIVANEKGLERALTAPNLTAIGYPFSLSETFQLKNTNRSREESWPLVKAMVEATEGRLGLVVYLSMAFGNPYGDPWSVERVLEDIARLRELGVKEIALADTYGIAEASRIGEVLEKAVARFGPEGLGAHLHSRPDRVLEKVEAVLGAGVLWLEGALAGVGGCPFAGDELVGNLPTEKVVPYLEGKGYATGIDLGALPQLAGEAARLKLLYG, encoded by the coding sequence ATGACCCGGACCCCCATCCGCTATGTGGAATGCCCACGGGATGCCTGGCAGGGCTTCCGCCGCTTCATCCCCACGGAGGAGAAGGTGGCCTTTTTGCGGAAAATGCTGGAAGTCGGTTTCCGCCACCTGGACCTCACCAGCTTCGTCTCCCCCAAGTGGGTGCCCCAGATGGCGGATGCCGAGGAGATCTTGGCCGCCTTGCCCCCACCCCAGGGCCGCACCTACCTGGCCATCGTGGCCAACGAGAAGGGCCTGGAAAGGGCCCTTACGGCCCCCAACCTCACGGCCATCGGCTACCCCTTTTCTCTTTCGGAAACCTTCCAGCTAAAGAACACCAACCGTTCCCGGGAGGAATCCTGGCCCCTGGTGAAGGCCATGGTGGAGGCCACGGAGGGCAGGCTTGGCCTGGTGGTCTACCTCTCCATGGCCTTCGGCAACCCCTATGGGGACCCGTGGAGCGTGGAAAGGGTTCTGGAGGACATCGCCCGGTTACGGGAACTCGGGGTCAAGGAGATCGCCTTAGCGGACACCTACGGGATAGCGGAAGCAAGCCGCATCGGGGAGGTCTTGGAAAAGGCGGTGGCCCGCTTTGGCCCTGAGGGCCTGGGGGCCCACCTCCATTCCCGGCCCGATAGGGTCTTGGAAAAGGTGGAAGCGGTGCTGGGGGCCGGGGTCCTTTGGCTGGAAGGGGCCTTGGCCGGGGTGGGGGGTTGCCCTTTCGCTGGGGACGAGCTCGTGGGCAACCTGCCCACGGAAAAGGTCGTCCCCTACTTGGAGGGCAAGGGCTACGCCACCGGGATAGACCTTGGGGCCCTCCCCCAGCTTGCGGGGGAGGCCGCCAGGCTTAAGCTCCTCTACGGTTAG
- a CDS encoding YkgJ family cysteine cluster protein: protein MSPVEVHWQGLEADLADYLAKKGVQPSCRAGCFACCLGLVTLSRLEGEALLPHLRAEQRQRLLQEGPRRLALLKEGKDDPQFPGRFFLSRTPCPFLAEGLCGVYPWRPLACRALLTASDPKFCHPEAGFSGNHFLPTPWRMARMRMETLWEEERKRYGFLVLGEMVGLLYLLTAGFPRTRQAAEETLTSLGVLGGRWGFQLI, encoded by the coding sequence ATGAGCCCAGTAGAAGTCCATTGGCAGGGCCTCGAGGCCGATCTCGCCGACTACCTGGCCAAAAAGGGTGTCCAGCCCTCTTGCCGAGCCGGGTGCTTCGCCTGCTGCTTGGGTCTGGTCACCCTTTCCCGCCTGGAAGGGGAAGCCCTCCTACCCCACCTCAGAGCGGAACAGAGGCAAAGGCTCTTGCAGGAAGGCCCAAGACGCCTGGCCCTCCTAAAGGAGGGCAAGGACGACCCCCAGTTCCCCGGCCGGTTCTTCCTAAGCCGGACCCCTTGCCCCTTTTTGGCGGAGGGGCTCTGCGGGGTCTACCCTTGGCGCCCCCTCGCCTGCCGGGCGCTTCTCACCGCCAGCGATCCCAAGTTCTGCCATCCCGAGGCAGGGTTTTCCGGGAATCATTTTCTCCCCACCCCCTGGCGCATGGCCAGGATGCGCATGGAAACCCTCTGGGAAGAGGAGCGGAAGCGGTATGGGTTTTTGGTGCTGGGGGAGATGGTGGGCCTTCTCTACCTCTTAACGGCAGGGTTCCCGCGTACCCGCCAGGCGGCTGAGGAAACCTTGACGTCCCTTGGGGTTTTAGGGGGGCGGTGGGGGTTCCAGCTGATTTAA
- a CDS encoding DUF3197 domain-containing protein gives MERIGLRGSPNLTLEALKEALKGVRISEAKVYLITDWQDRRHQARYALLIHGGKKDLLTPDAFGPAFPGGEEALSELVGLLLRLGARKFYEAVVSPAELTALLGLPPEELIRRVNAIANPTDPGIYLKKAA, from the coding sequence ATGGAACGCATCGGCCTGCGCGGTTCTCCCAACCTGACCCTCGAGGCCCTCAAGGAGGCCCTGAAAGGCGTGCGGATCTCTGAGGCCAAGGTCTACCTCATCACCGACTGGCAGGACCGCCGGCACCAGGCCCGCTACGCCCTCCTCATCCACGGGGGCAAGAAGGACCTCCTCACCCCCGATGCCTTCGGCCCGGCCTTCCCGGGCGGGGAGGAGGCCCTTTCGGAGCTGGTGGGCCTTTTGCTGCGCCTAGGGGCCAGGAAGTTCTACGAGGCCGTGGTCTCCCCGGCGGAGCTCACCGCCCTTTTGGGGCTTCCGCCCGAGGAGCTCATCCGGCGGGTGAACGCCATCGCCAACCCCACGGACCCCGGCATCTATCTAAAAAAAGCCGCCTAA